A single genomic interval of Malania oleifera isolate guangnan ecotype guangnan chromosome 11, ASM2987363v1, whole genome shotgun sequence harbors:
- the LOC131167424 gene encoding uncharacterized protein LOC131167424 translates to MLVWNVRGLGRSRRRLKGLVRRHRVAIVAIVEPFLEDTRISQLANEMLLLNCCCNGEVGGKLWCTQNERRTLWQDLEDLQLEDHSWIVVGNFNVFREYGERIRGNPRPIGAMDEFNSCLNNCGLMEMSFNGRRFSLCNGHEEYLMRKSSDHSPMVIKFDKLEVWVEPVYAKGLLKLAAKLKKTKIALRAWNTQVFRHVDQNIKELEEHLEVLENQMLCDFDPSIQAVYLLTKLELEIWEQREETRLAQQAKTSWLKERDQNSKFFHAVVKQRRKNSVISKMNLVVGSVLNLPESIHLAATSYF, encoded by the exons ATGCTAGTGTGGAATGTAAGAGGTTTGGGTAGATCGAGGAGGAGGTTGAAAGGTTTAGTTAGACGTCACAGAGTTGCTATTGTAGCTATTGTTGAGCCGTTCTTAGAGGATACCCGGATATCCCAACTAGCTAATGAGATGCTGCTCCTTAATTGTTGCTGTAATGGCGAGGTGGGAGGTAAACTATGG TGTACTCAAAATGAACGTAGGACGTTGTGGCAAGATTTGGAGGATTTACAGCTTGAGGATCACTCTTGGATTGTTGTGGGGAATTTTAATGTGTTTAGAGAGTATGGGGAGAGGATTAGAGGTAATCCTCGACCAATTGGAGCCATGGatgagttcaattcttgcttgaATAATTGTGGACTCATGGAAATGTCTTTTAATGGGAGGAGGTTCTCATTGTGTAATGGTCACGAAG AGTATTTAATGAGGAAGTCATCAGATCATAGTCCTATGGTTATCAAATTTGACAAATTGGAG GTGTGGGTTGAGCCGGTATATGCCAAGGGCCTTTTGAAGCTTGCAGCCAAACTGAAAAAAACAAAGATAGCTCTTAGAGCATGGAATACGCAGGTTTTTAGGCATGTAGATCAGAATATTAAGGAGCTTGAGGAACATTTGGAGGTCCTAGAAAATCAAATGCTATGTGATTTTGACCCGAGCATTCAAGCGGTCTATCTTCTCACCAAGCTAGAACTGGAAATATGGGAACAAAGGGAGGAGACTAGATTGGCGCAACAAGCAAAAACATCTTGGCTTAAAGAGAGGGACCAAAATTCCAAATTTTTTCATGCGGTGGtaaagcaaagaaggaagaattCTGTGATTTCTAAAATGAATCTTGTAGTTGGGAGTGTGTTAAACTTACCAGAGAGCATTCATCTAGCGGCAACTTCTTACTTTTAG